In a genomic window of Flavobacterium lipolyticum:
- a CDS encoding nucleotide sugar dehydrogenase, whose translation MTEVDKKEYKLDENIKIAVIGLGYVGLPLARLFATKYAVVGFDINKGRVASLKSGTDTTLEIDDETLQKVLINNSDDRQGLYCTTSVEDIADCNYFVITVPTPVDKNNRPDLTPLYKSSETVGKVLKRGDIVIYESTVYPGVTEEECVPVLEKISGLKFNEDFFAGYSPERINPGDKEHTVEKILKVTSGSTVEIGQKVDALYKSVITAGTHLAPSIKVAEAAKVIENSQRDINIAFVNELAKIFNLMDIDTQEVLAAASTKWNFLPFKPGLVGGHCIGVDPYYLAQRAQEFGYHPEIILAGRRLNDSMGEYVAAQVVKLMIKKGISVNGANLLMLGITFKENCPDVRNTKIVDVIKALKEYGITVTLYDPLASIEEVKKEYKLQTINSVPKEKFDAVVLGVAHAEFLKLDFSELQKENSLLYDVKGVLGTLADNRL comes from the coding sequence ATGACTGAAGTGGATAAAAAAGAATACAAATTGGATGAAAACATAAAAATAGCGGTTATTGGCTTAGGTTATGTTGGTTTACCTTTGGCCAGATTATTTGCTACAAAATATGCCGTTGTAGGCTTTGATATCAATAAAGGACGAGTTGCTTCTCTGAAATCAGGTACAGATACTACATTGGAAATAGATGATGAAACCTTGCAGAAGGTTTTGATCAATAATTCTGATGACCGACAAGGGTTGTACTGTACAACTTCTGTAGAAGATATCGCAGATTGTAATTATTTCGTGATAACAGTTCCTACTCCGGTAGATAAAAATAATCGTCCTGATTTGACTCCATTATACAAATCTAGTGAAACAGTTGGGAAAGTATTAAAAAGGGGTGATATTGTTATTTACGAATCGACTGTATATCCCGGTGTAACAGAGGAAGAGTGTGTGCCGGTTTTAGAAAAGATTTCCGGTTTAAAATTTAACGAAGACTTTTTTGCAGGATACTCGCCTGAGAGAATAAACCCTGGTGATAAGGAACATACTGTTGAGAAAATTCTAAAGGTAACCTCAGGGTCTACTGTGGAGATCGGTCAAAAAGTAGATGCTCTTTATAAATCGGTAATTACTGCCGGAACACATTTGGCACCTTCAATAAAAGTAGCGGAGGCCGCTAAAGTGATAGAGAATTCACAACGAGATATTAACATTGCCTTTGTAAACGAGTTAGCCAAGATATTCAATCTGATGGATATTGATACTCAGGAAGTATTGGCAGCAGCTTCCACAAAATGGAATTTTTTACCCTTCAAACCCGGATTGGTTGGAGGACACTGCATTGGTGTAGATCCTTACTATCTGGCACAGAGAGCTCAAGAATTTGGATATCATCCTGAAATAATTTTGGCAGGACGACGTTTAAATGACAGTATGGGGGAATATGTGGCTGCTCAGGTGGTAAAACTGATGATAAAAAAAGGAATTTCTGTTAATGGAGCTAATCTGTTAATGCTTGGAATTACTTTCAAAGAAAACTGCCCGGATGTCAGAAATACAAAGATTGTTGATGTAATCAAAGCATTAAAAGAATACGGAATAACAGTCACATTATATGATCCTTTAGCCAGTATAGAGGAAGTTAAAAAAGAATACAAATTACAAACTATTAATTCTGTACCAAAAGAAAAATTCGATGCTGTTGTACTTGGAGTAGCACATGCTGAATTTTTAAAACTGGATTTTTCAGAGTTGCAGAAAGAAAATAGTTTATTATACGATGTAAAAGGAGTCTTAGGTACTTTAGCTGATAACAGGCTATAG
- a CDS encoding mannose-1-phosphate guanylyltransferase, with the protein MEVNNSIIHVILTGGIGSRLWPLSRKSQPKQYLEMFEGKSLFELTVDRNNHLADKVMVVGNVDNHSLSAKVMDKSKREYVNIVEATPRNTAAAIAFAAFACDPDDILIVTPSDHIIEKMEDYNKAIDEAIVKAKEGFIVTFGIIPTKPETGYGYIESKGDKVVSFREKPNETTAKNFIARGNFLWNSGMFCFKAGVLLEELKQFQPDVFEKSKAVWQANNEGFLDLDLSLEIPSISIDYAVMERSKKIKVVPAAFSWSDLGSFESVYDYLVSRGHSIDDNGNMIIGTEKYTAFLGLKNTIFVYTDTANLILQKENSQDVKDLYGELERQNSELLN; encoded by the coding sequence ATGGAAGTAAATAATTCGATCATACATGTTATTTTGACCGGAGGTATTGGGAGCAGACTTTGGCCATTATCCAGAAAAAGTCAACCCAAGCAATATTTGGAAATGTTTGAAGGAAAGTCTTTATTTGAATTGACAGTCGATCGCAACAATCATTTAGCTGATAAAGTAATGGTTGTTGGCAATGTAGACAATCATTCTCTTAGTGCCAAAGTAATGGATAAGTCTAAAAGAGAGTATGTTAATATTGTTGAAGCGACTCCTCGAAATACAGCCGCGGCGATTGCATTTGCTGCATTTGCTTGTGATCCTGATGATATTTTAATTGTAACCCCGTCTGATCATATTATTGAAAAGATGGAAGATTACAATAAAGCGATAGATGAAGCTATTGTAAAGGCTAAAGAAGGTTTTATAGTAACTTTTGGGATTATTCCAACTAAACCGGAAACAGGATATGGTTACATTGAATCAAAAGGCGATAAAGTAGTTTCATTTCGTGAAAAACCAAATGAAACCACTGCTAAAAATTTCATCGCAAGAGGTAATTTTCTATGGAATAGTGGTATGTTTTGTTTTAAAGCTGGAGTTCTTTTAGAGGAATTGAAACAATTTCAACCGGACGTTTTTGAGAAATCTAAAGCTGTTTGGCAAGCTAATAACGAGGGCTTTTTAGATTTAGATTTGTCTTTAGAAATCCCATCCATAAGTATCGATTATGCTGTTATGGAACGCAGTAAGAAAATAAAAGTTGTTCCTGCAGCGTTTTCATGGTCGGATCTGGGATCATTTGAATCCGTTTACGACTATTTAGTGTCAAGAGGACATTCTATCGATGATAATGGGAACATGATTATTGGTACCGAAAAATATACCGCATTCTTAGGATTAAAAAACACCATTTTTGTCTATACAGATACTGCCAATTTAATTCTGCAAAAAGAGAATTCGCAAGATGTAAAAGACTTATATGGTGAGCTGGAAAGGCAAAATTCAGAATTATTAAATTAA
- a CDS encoding UpxY family transcription antiterminator, whose amino-acid sequence MNWYVVYTKPKWEKKVADRLIQMGIECYCPLITKVKDWSDRKKKVEVPLFNSYVFVQLKDIDRNSVFQIAGVVRYLFWLGKPAIVRNEEINSIKASLRAPNISDISVTSIQSGDRIKIESGAFSNQEAIVQEVSNTHYILVLESLGCVLKIKYK is encoded by the coding sequence ATGAATTGGTATGTTGTTTATACAAAACCGAAATGGGAGAAGAAAGTTGCGGATAGACTGATTCAAATGGGGATTGAATGTTATTGCCCATTAATTACGAAAGTGAAAGATTGGTCAGACAGAAAGAAGAAAGTTGAAGTTCCCCTTTTTAATTCTTATGTATTCGTTCAATTGAAAGATATTGATCGAAATTCAGTTTTCCAGATAGCAGGGGTAGTCCGTTATTTGTTTTGGTTGGGGAAACCGGCCATAGTTCGCAATGAAGAAATTAATAGTATAAAAGCAAGTCTGAGAGCTCCAAATATAAGCGATATATCAGTGACTTCAATTCAGAGCGGAGACCGAATTAAAATAGAATCCGGAGCTTTTAGTAATCAGGAAGCGATAGTTCAGGAAGTTTCAAATACACATTATATATTGGTTTTAGAATCTTTGGGATGTGTGCTTAAAATAAAATACAAATAA